DNA from Verrucomicrobiia bacterium:
CAGGGCGCTTCGCGCGCAGCCCCATCCACCCCCGCACGCGCAAAACCCTCAAGTTCGTATCTCCCGCCCTCGTCCCTCTCCGCCCCTGAGGGAGAGGGCCAGGGTGAGGTGGCCGATTCGTGATTCGTCCTTTGACGACCACCCCTCCCCATCTGCTGCCGACCCCGAATCCGCGGGGATTCTCCAATCCTGACACCGGGTCACCTGATTCCGCCCAGACCGGCACGCGACCCGAGTGCCGTGCCCCCAGTCCAGACGTGACGTCGCAGTGTGTGACACTGTTACACTTGACCGCGGCTCCCATCCAGGCCCAAGGTTTATCGTGCCTCCGAGCATCACCATCAAAGAACTCCACGCCAGCACTGGCGAGCATGTCCGGCGCATCGGGGCGTCACGCTCGCCGGTCTTCGTTACGGATCGCGGCAAACCGGTTGCCGTTCTGGCCAACCCCGCGCTGCTCAAGCCCAAGCGGCGCCGGCGCACATTGCTCCCGGAATACGAAGCCCTGATGGCGCGGCCCCCCGGTGACGACGTGTTGGATGATCTGAACGCCGTCCGCGGCGACCGATGATTTGCTGCGACACTTCATTTGCCGCGAAACTTTACGTTCCCGAGCCGGAATCCGCCGCCGTGCGCCAGCGGCTCGAGACGGAGGATGAAGTGTTCCTGTCCGAACTGGCGCGGCCCGAGTTGATGGGCGTCTTCCATCGCCGGCTGCGGGAGGGAAAATGGACCCGGGCCGATTTCCTCGCCGCCGTTCACCAGTTCTCCCTCGACGACCTTGGCGGGTTCTGGACTTGGTTGCCGCTCGCGGGGCCGATTGTGGCGGCCGCGGCCAACACCTATGTCACTCTGCCGGAGACGGTTTTTCTGCGCGCGGCCGATTGCCTGCACCTCGTCACGGCCCTGCATCACAACTTTGCCCAAATCCACACCTACGACGTTCACCAGACCCGCGCCGCCACTGCGCTTGGCATCCAAGCGGTGATGGTTGGATAGCCCATGCTGCGGCGTCTCCGGCGGAGGGCCGGACGGACAGGCGCGGCGATGTGTGACCGCTATCCACGCGGCGCTGGCCTACGATCAACTTCACCCGCAGGAGATTGAGACTCAACTGGAGGGAGAACATCGGGCGTGTCGCGGTTTGGAGCACCCGCACTCGGCCCCCGATCCGCCGTGAGCACGCTGCGACTTCACCTGATGAAGACGCGGACGCCCATGCCCTGGTAAGGCGGCGCGCCACCGCGACCACCGCAGACTTCCACCCGACAACTCCACCCGACAACTCCACCCGCCGCGGTCCCTGAACTCCCTGAGGCCTCCCCCGCCCACCGCTGGCACCGCCGGCACCGCCGCCTCGCGGTCACGCGTCGGCCCGCTCCGAAAGCGGCGGGGGGCTGCCGCACTCCACCAGTTTGAGGAGGAGCAAGCCATGCCATACGTCACGACCATCGAGCGGATGGGTCTGCAACAGGGCCGACAGGAAGGCCGACAAGAAGGCCGACAGGAGGGCCGTCAGGAGGGCCGTCAGGAGGGCCTTCTACAATTGGTTTTTGATGCCTTGGAGGCCCGCTTCGGCGACGTTTCCTATCCACTGCGGGAACAACTCCTGGCGGTGGCGGACACTGCCGAACTAAAGCGCCTGCATCGCGAAGCCGTCCTGGCCCCGGACCTTGCCACGTTTGAACGGGCGTTGCGCCGGGAATAGGAGGCTGGGGGGCTGGAGACCGGAGGCTGCAGGTCCATGGGCTCCATCCGAGGATTTGGGCGTGAGCCAAAGGCTGACCTCTCGGTCGCGAAGCGTCGTGGAGTGCGGTAGCCCTCTACCGCTTTCCCCCAGGGTTCAACGAACGCGGGAGGAGAAGGATGCGCCCCCGACGTGGAAGGAAGCCGCGGTGGCAAAGCGCCAGGGGGCTGGCGCAGTCCAAGACCTGGCGGCGTGCCGATGGCTTGTGGGGGTCGCGAAGCGCCTTGGAGTACGGCGGTCCTCCGCCGTTTTCGAACAACGCGCCACCGCGACCACCGCAGACTTCCACCCGGCAACTCCACCCGCCGCGGTCGCTGAACTCCCTGCGGCCTTCCCTGCCCACCGCTGGCACCGCTGGACCCGCCGCCTCGCGGTCACGCGTCGGCCCGCTCCGAAAGCGGCGGAGGGCCGCCGCACTCCACGGCGCTCCGCGCGTAGCTCCCTCCTGCCTCCCGCCTGCAGCCTCCCGCCTGCCTTGCCCCTCCTCGACCTGATCGCCGGTGCCCGACCGAATTTCATGAGGATCGCGCCGATCATTCATGCGCTCCACCGTCGTCACGGAGATCCCCGGACCGTGGGAGAAGGCGCACCGCAGATCCCGTTGGCACTCCGCTACCGCCTCGTCCACACCGGGCAGCACTACGACCGTGCCATGTGCGGCGCCTTCTTCGAGCAACTCGGCATTCCGGAGAGCCACGTCAACCTGGAGGCCGGCTCGGGCACCCAGGCGGAGCAGACGGGTGCCATCATGAGGCGCCACGAGGCGTTGATCGCGCGCGAGCTTTCGTACCTCTGCCTGGTGGTCGGGAATGTCACCTCGACCTCGGCCTGCGCGATTGTTGCCCGCAAAGCCGGAATTCCGGTCGCGCACGTTGGAGGGGGCATCCGTTCCGGAGACTGGACCATGCCCGAGGAAATCAACCGCGTCGTCACCGACTCCATCACCCACTGGTTCTTCACCACCAGCGAGACCGCGAACGATAACCACCGCCGGTCCGGCGTCGCCGACGATCGGATGCTCCCCAAAGGCCTGCTGAATGGCTTTTTCCACGCCCTCCAGATGCTTTTGGAGGCCGGCCAATTGGTGAAGGAGCAGGCGCAGTTCCAGCACGCAAATATCGACCAAGTCCTGATCCGAAGTCAGGGGCCGGGCTTGGGCCAGGTGTTGGAGACGTTGCTCGACGCACTGGGGGCTGCGGACGTTGTGCTGGAAGAAGAAGCTTCGCAAGGTGGTGGGCTTGCTGGCCTTGAGGTGTACCAGACTGGGCCAGCGTTGGAGAAAGGCCAGAGCCATGGGGGTGTAGAGGTGCTCGCCGGTGAAGTCCACAGCCTGGGGAAAGTATTTCTGGAGCAAGGCGTGGATTTGGTTGGTGAGCTGAGTGCGCCGATCCACGATGTCGCGGCGCAGGCGGCAGAGCAGGTCGAGGCGCTGGGTGGGGGCACCGGGGCGGTGGCGGAGGTGGAATTTGTGGCGGTGGTGACGGAGCAAATCGAGCAGCAGGAGGGCGTCGGGGCGGTCGTCCTTGGCGCCGGAGGGAGTGAAGGCGGCGCGGAAGCGGGCGGTGGTGGCGGGGTGAACGCAGTGGATGTGGATCCAAGGCCGCTCACCGAGGAGGGTGAAGATGGGACCTTTGGCGCCTTCGAGGGCGATGGCGACGGTGCGGCCTTGGAAGCGTTGTTCCAAGCCGTCCAGCCAAGCATGAACCGATTCGGGGCTGTGAGCCAGATCCACCGTTTCGATGGAGGAGGAGTCCGCGGGTTGGAGTGCCAGGGCGTGAGCGCGGTGGCCCCAATCCCAACCGATGAAGGCGGCGATGGGTTCTTGGAGGAGTGAAGCGGAGTCAGACATGTGAGCAGTACTATGGATTGAACGAGCGGGGCGCAGGTCGTATTGAGAGCCGTGGAGGCGGCACCTGAGCATGCGTATCCGCATCGTGAAGACCGGCCCCGGGCGTGTGCGTTGCCCCATGCTCGTCGAAACGTGTGAGGATCCCATACGTTCCCGGAGCCGATCTTCACCCTGCGAGGAAAGGAGCGATTGCCCAAGTCGGACCCACGCCCCCCTACGAAGTTGTTCACCCGGGCGGGCGGAGCTCTCGCTCCGCTCCGCCCGCCCCGGTGAACAACTTCGGCTCACCAATACGAGACTCCCGGCGAGCCGTGGGTGGGTGGAGTTGCCACGCGTTGGGGTTGTGGTTGCGCGAACGGCTCGTGAGGACCCTCGCCCCACCGATCAACCCTCTTGCGCGGCTACCCTCAGGTGTTGCCCCACCGATTTACCTCCGGTGGGGTGAGACTTCCGGCGAGCCGTGCGGGCAACTTGGTGCCTGACTCGCGGGGAGTGCATACGCGGACGGCGCGGCAGGAGCCTTGCCCGACCGATTTACCTCACCGATTTGCCTCGCCGATTTGCCTCAGCGGGTCTCAAGACGGCATCGGCTTGCGACCCGGGGCGGCGGGGGCAAGGTCACCGGTGGTGACCGACGATTTCACTGACGCGACACTGGTGCTGGTGGGCCATGGCTCAACGCTCAACGCCGACTCCTCCCGCCCCACCCGCGTCCAGGCCGACGCACTGAGGGCGCGCGGCGTCTTCGCACGGGTCGTCACGGGCTACTGGAAGGAGCACCCCACGTTCGCCGGTTGCCTGCGCCAGGTGTTCACCCCCAGAGCGTTCGTCGTTCCGCTGTTCATCAGCGAGGGCTACTTCACCGAGGAGGTGATTCCGCGGGAACTCGGGCTGCGCGCCCCGGACTCAACGGCAACCGCCTGGGACCGCATCCAGGAGCGCGGGGGCGTCCGCATCCATTACTGCGGTCCGGTGGGAACACATGCCAGCATGACCCGGGTGATCCTCGCACGGGCACGCGAGGTGTTGGCGCGACATCCCCTGCCCGGGGGCCAGGTGCCGGAGGCCTCGGATGTGTGCCTCTTCATCGCCGGCCATGGCACGGGCAACAACGAGAACTCCCGGCGCGCGATCGAGGCCCAGGTGGAGCGGATCCGCGCACGCGGCATCTTCGCCCGGGTGGAGGGGGTGTTCATGGAGGAGG
Protein-coding regions in this window:
- a CDS encoding cobalamin biosynthesis protein CbiX, whose product is MTDDFTDATLVLVGHGSTLNADSSRPTRVQADALRARGVFARVVTGYWKEHPTFAGCLRQVFTPRAFVVPLFISEGYFTEEVIPRELGLRAPDSTATAWDRIQERGGVRIHYCGPVGTHASMTRVILARAREVLARHPLPGGQVPEASDVCLFIAGHGTGNNENSRRAIEAQVERIRARGIFARVEGVFMEEEPRIEACHRLATTPYRVMVPFFISDGLHSFEDIPMMLGAPEAAVRARLRDGLPTWINPTAIEGGWVWYASGIGLEPHLPDVILERVRELAGA
- a CDS encoding type II toxin-antitoxin system VapC family toxin, which gives rise to MICCDTSFAAKLYVPEPESAAVRQRLETEDEVFLSELARPELMGVFHRRLREGKWTRADFLAAVHQFSLDDLGGFWTWLPLAGPIVAAAANTYVTLPETVFLRAADCLHLVTALHHNFAQIHTYDVHQTRAATALGIQAVMVG